From Jeotgalibaca dankookensis, one genomic window encodes:
- a CDS encoding ABC transporter permease — protein MIANKKGLITAAILAGILFLIVLYSQGFETILYKFFSSKSTEGSRTLLYVYFMEHIWMVLLSSLLAVTIGTTLGIFVTTTAGQEFKTLLLKAVNLGQAFPSPALLALTVPILGYGIKGALIALVVYALMPITYNVIVGIEEVPKDIIDAAKGMGMTEAEIYIKVKIPLALNVMLGGIRTALVINISAATLAAAVGAGGLGVLVVNGVRTFDMVLILEGAIPVTLLAIIVELLLKVLQEKLIWTT, from the coding sequence ATGATAGCGAATAAAAAAGGTCTTATAACTGCAGCTATACTTGCTGGTATCCTTTTCTTAATAGTTTTGTATTCACAGGGGTTTGAAACTATTTTGTACAAATTTTTCAGTTCTAAAAGTACAGAGGGATCTCGCACGCTTTTATATGTTTACTTTATGGAGCATATTTGGATGGTTTTATTATCGAGTTTGCTAGCAGTCACAATTGGAACAACCCTAGGGATTTTTGTAACGACAACAGCTGGTCAGGAATTTAAAACGTTACTGTTGAAGGCCGTTAATTTAGGGCAAGCTTTCCCATCACCGGCTTTATTGGCTTTAACAGTCCCAATACTCGGATATGGTATAAAAGGTGCGCTTATTGCCTTGGTTGTCTATGCTTTGATGCCGATTACTTATAACGTTATAGTGGGTATAGAAGAAGTGCCAAAAGACATTATTGATGCTGCTAAAGGGATGGGGATGACAGAAGCAGAAATATATATAAAAGTAAAAATTCCTTTAGCATTAAATGTTATGTTAGGTGGAATACGTACCGCGCTAGTTATAAATATTAGCGCAGCAACTTTGGCAGCCGCGGTGGGGGCAGGAGGGCTAGGCGTATTAGTAGTAAATGGCGTTCGAACTTTTGATATGGTTTTAATATTAGAAGGTGCAATCCCTGTGACTTTACTTGCTATTATTGTTGAGCTTCTACTAAAAGTTCTCCAAGAAAAATTAATTTGGACAACTTAA
- a CDS encoding dihydrolipoyl dehydrogenase family protein has product MKKKYDIIIVGGGVAGKSAASELAASGKKVAAVENDLWGGTCPNRGCDPKKVLVAAVEARSNANQLIGKGIESAPDVNWPDLMAFKKTFTDPVSEQTKKSLIEAGVDTYSATVEFINENSIRVNDDILEADQFIISTGAHPSILDIEGKEHFLTSDDFLSLPEMPETVTFIGGGYIAFEFAAIANAAGAKVHVIQHNKKPLKAYDQEFIKELMKQLEDKGVTFHLDINITNIQKSSNQFILTDEDNFNLTTDLVFGTTGRIPNIENLKLENAKIEYDKKGIKTNKFLQTSNSAVYAMGDVLSKSQPKLTPVASLEASYLVSLLRGKTEESLIYPEIPTIVFSSPKVAQVGVTPSQADKDKDKYDIATIDATDWFSYARLNEPVSLVKIITEKKSGNLVGATCMNNEADVLINLFSILINKKITANELSDIVFAYPTIASDLSSLLA; this is encoded by the coding sequence ATGAAAAAAAAATATGATATCATCATTGTTGGTGGAGGTGTAGCTGGAAAATCGGCTGCTTCAGAATTAGCTGCTAGTGGTAAAAAAGTTGCTGCTGTGGAGAATGATTTATGGGGAGGGACTTGTCCTAATAGAGGGTGTGACCCTAAAAAAGTGCTGGTTGCTGCTGTTGAAGCTCGAAGTAATGCCAACCAGTTAATTGGTAAAGGTATTGAAAGCGCACCTGACGTTAATTGGCCTGATCTGATGGCTTTTAAAAAAACCTTCACCGACCCTGTCTCAGAGCAAACTAAAAAAAGTCTTATTGAAGCTGGGGTAGATACTTATTCAGCTACGGTTGAATTTATAAATGAGAACAGTATCCGAGTGAATGATGACATATTAGAAGCAGATCAATTCATTATCTCAACAGGTGCTCACCCTTCTATTCTGGATATAGAAGGAAAAGAACATTTTTTAACCAGTGACGATTTCCTTTCCTTACCCGAAATGCCAGAAACAGTCACTTTTATTGGTGGTGGATATATTGCCTTTGAGTTTGCGGCTATAGCCAATGCTGCTGGTGCAAAGGTTCATGTTATCCAACATAACAAAAAACCGCTTAAAGCATATGATCAAGAGTTTATAAAAGAGCTAATGAAGCAATTAGAAGATAAAGGAGTAACCTTCCATCTTGATATCAACATAACAAATATCCAAAAATCTTCGAATCAATTCATTTTAACGGATGAGGATAATTTCAATTTAACAACAGATTTAGTTTTTGGAACGACCGGCCGTATCCCAAATATCGAAAACTTAAAACTTGAAAATGCTAAAATAGAATATGATAAAAAAGGTATTAAAACAAATAAATTTTTACAAACGAGTAATTCGGCTGTTTATGCAATGGGAGACGTTCTTTCCAAGAGTCAACCGAAATTAACTCCCGTGGCTAGTTTAGAAGCAAGTTATCTTGTATCACTTCTAAGAGGCAAAACAGAAGAGTCACTTATTTACCCTGAAATACCAACTATTGTCTTTTCAAGTCCGAAGGTAGCTCAAGTAGGCGTGACTCCTTCACAGGCCGACAAAGATAAGGATAAGTATGACATTGCAACGATTGATGCAACAGATTGGTTTAGTTATGCACGTTTGAATGAGCCAGTTTCCTTGGTTAAAATTATAACTGAAAAAAAATCAGGTAACCTAGTAGGTGCGACTTGTATGAACAATGAAGCAGATGTGCTAATTAATTTATTTAGTATTTTAATAAATAAAAAAATAACTGCTAATGAATTATCTGATATTGTTTTTGCTTATCCAACTATAGCAAGTGACCTCTCTTCTCTTTTAGCTTAA
- a CDS encoding YbjQ family protein — protein sequence MILVNTDYISGKEFEMLTMVKGSTIQSKNIGRDITQGLKTLIGGELKAYNDMMNEARALATKRMVEEATILQADAIVNIRYASSAVMQGAAEVIVYGTAVKFK from the coding sequence ATGATCTTAGTCAATACTGATTATATTAGTGGTAAAGAATTTGAAATGTTAACGATGGTGAAAGGAAGTACCATTCAGTCTAAAAATATTGGACGGGATATTACCCAAGGGCTGAAGACACTTATTGGTGGTGAATTAAAAGCTTATAACGATATGATGAACGAAGCACGGGCCTTGGCTACCAAACGCATGGTAGAAGAAGCAACCATCCTTCAAGCGGATGCGATTGTGAATATTCGTTATGCCTCATCTGCTGTGATGCAAGGTGCTGCGGAAGTTATTGTATACGGAACAGCTGTTAAATTTAAGTAG
- a CDS encoding ring-cleaving dioxygenase, producing MNKTAGIHHISAIVGHPQQNVDFYAGVLGLRLVKKTVNFDDPSTYHLYFGNDGAKPGTLITFFPWVGATHGKIGGGQVGMTAYAIPVGALPYWEKRLEKFSIKYEKVNRFGETYLQFEDYHGLKLELVEREEGQLNNWTFGEVEPEVAIKGFAGAVLYSLDPDSTIKTLVEIMGLEKVAEEDEFIRLESYDDIGNRVDVVQTKVAPGRMGVGTVHHIAWRAKDKAEHLEWQDELYTKGYGVTEVKDRNYFDAIYFKEFGDILFEIATDGPGFTRDETYETVGEELKLPETYEYSRDQIEKLLIPIEVKQLD from the coding sequence GTGAATAAAACAGCTGGTATTCATCATATATCTGCAATTGTGGGTCACCCACAACAAAATGTCGATTTTTATGCTGGAGTTTTGGGATTACGCTTAGTCAAAAAAACAGTAAACTTTGATGATCCTAGTACTTACCATTTATACTTTGGTAATGACGGTGCTAAGCCTGGTACATTGATTACTTTTTTCCCTTGGGTTGGAGCTACACACGGTAAAATTGGTGGCGGGCAAGTCGGAATGACAGCTTATGCGATTCCAGTTGGCGCACTCCCTTACTGGGAAAAGCGCCTAGAAAAATTCTCTATTAAATATGAAAAAGTAAATCGCTTTGGTGAGACTTATTTACAATTCGAAGATTACCACGGTTTGAAATTAGAATTAGTAGAACGAGAAGAAGGTCAGCTTAATAACTGGACCTTCGGAGAGGTAGAACCTGAAGTAGCTATTAAAGGTTTTGCTGGAGCTGTATTGTATTCGCTTGATCCTGATTCCACTATTAAGACGCTAGTAGAAATAATGGGATTAGAAAAAGTGGCGGAAGAAGATGAATTCATTCGTCTTGAATCCTATGATGATATCGGAAACAGGGTTGATGTGGTGCAAACGAAAGTAGCACCAGGACGAATGGGCGTGGGTACGGTTCATCACATTGCTTGGCGTGCAAAAGATAAAGCGGAACATTTAGAATGGCAAGATGAACTCTATACTAAAGGGTACGGTGTGACAGAAGTAAAAGACCGGAATTACTTTGATGCAATTTACTTTAAAGAGTTTGGAGATATCTTATTTGAGATTGCAACGGATGGTCCTGGCTTTACCCGTGACGAAACTTATGAAACAGTGGGTGAAGAACTAAAGTTACCAGAAACATATGAGTATTCTAGAGACCAAATTGAAAAGCTATTGATTCCAATTGAAGTAAAACAATTAGATTAA
- the mhqE gene encoding ring-cleaving dioxygenase MhqE — protein MTVELLGIHHVTAMTDNAMRNYKFFTEVLGMRLVKKTVNQDDIQTYHTFYADDLGSPGTDMTFFDFPNNPKGTNGTNAISRVGLRVPNDAALDYYLVRFEEFGVKNDGIKELFGKKVLPFEEYDGQRYQLFSDENNEGVAPGTPWKNGPVPEDKAIYGLGPIEITVSYFEDFKKVLTDVYGMKPILEEEKVALFDVGEGGNGGQVILRKDDSVLGQQGYGQVHHVSFRVEDHKAIKEWEAKYNEMGLQHSGHVDRFYFEALYTRIGHILIELSTDGPGFMGDEPYETLGESLSLPPFLEPKRDYIESQIRPFDTTRS, from the coding sequence ATGACAGTAGAACTATTAGGAATTCACCATGTGACAGCAATGACAGACAATGCAATGAGAAATTACAAGTTTTTTACAGAAGTATTAGGCATGAGATTGGTTAAGAAAACAGTAAATCAAGATGACATCCAAACCTATCATACATTTTATGCAGATGATTTAGGATCTCCAGGGACAGACATGACCTTTTTTGATTTTCCTAACAACCCTAAAGGGACTAACGGAACAAATGCTATTTCTAGAGTAGGCTTAAGAGTTCCAAATGATGCTGCGCTTGACTATTATTTAGTACGTTTTGAAGAATTTGGTGTCAAAAATGATGGCATTAAAGAACTATTTGGTAAAAAAGTACTGCCATTTGAAGAATACGATGGCCAACGTTATCAATTGTTTTCAGATGAAAATAATGAGGGAGTTGCTCCAGGAACACCTTGGAAAAATGGACCGGTACCAGAAGATAAAGCTATTTATGGATTAGGACCGATTGAGATTACAGTTAGTTATTTTGAAGACTTCAAAAAGGTTTTAACAGACGTTTATGGGATGAAACCAATTCTTGAAGAAGAAAAAGTTGCTCTCTTCGACGTAGGCGAAGGTGGAAATGGTGGGCAAGTTATTTTAAGAAAAGATGATAGTGTTTTGGGACAACAAGGCTATGGACAAGTCCATCATGTTTCGTTTAGAGTTGAAGATCACAAGGCAATTAAAGAATGGGAAGCAAAGTATAACGAAATGGGCCTTCAGCACTCTGGCCATGTTGACCGATTTTACTTTGAAGCGCTCTATACACGAATCGGTCATATCTTAATAGAACTATCAACTGATGGACCTGGCTTTATGGGAGATGAGCCTTACGAAACGCTAGGTGAAAGTCTTTCACTTCCACCATTCCTTGAGCCAAAACGTGACTATATTGAATCACAAATCCGTCCGTTTGATACCACACGTTCTTAA
- a CDS encoding VOC family protein codes for MDVIPRIHHISAIVGDPNENLKFYRDVLGLRLIKQTVNFQDPSVYHLYFADQDVTPGAIMTFFPWTNRNYGRKGSGQGGRIAFKISKGSLDYWYNRLISYGVQVETTQLFGKVTLSFEDSHGLDLALVEGPDQSKKQEILGFYGTVLLSANPEKTKELLTEIMGLKELAHDNKNMHFETVGKEHHHIVIPKIPQSIGRFGIGTVHHIAWSVLDINILSQWRLKLKEYDLGSSLVLDRNYFKSIYTKENGKIVFEFATDGPGFEIDEAKEELGSALQLPEQYESKRSEYESMLVKLEV; via the coding sequence TTGGATGTAATTCCAAGAATTCACCATATCAGTGCCATAGTAGGAGATCCAAATGAAAATTTGAAGTTTTACAGAGATGTACTAGGATTACGCTTAATTAAACAAACAGTAAATTTTCAAGATCCAAGCGTTTACCATCTATATTTTGCCGATCAAGACGTAACACCAGGCGCAATTATGACTTTCTTCCCTTGGACAAATAGAAATTATGGTAGAAAAGGGAGCGGCCAAGGAGGAAGGATTGCCTTCAAGATTTCTAAGGGTAGTTTAGATTACTGGTACAACCGTCTCATAAGTTACGGTGTTCAAGTTGAGACTACACAACTTTTTGGTAAAGTAACATTGTCTTTTGAAGATAGCCACGGATTAGATTTGGCTCTGGTAGAAGGGCCTGACCAATCTAAAAAGCAGGAGATATTAGGTTTTTACGGAACGGTTTTATTGTCCGCAAATCCGGAAAAAACAAAAGAGTTATTGACTGAAATTATGGGTTTAAAAGAATTGGCACACGATAATAAAAATATGCATTTTGAGACAGTTGGTAAAGAACACCATCATATTGTAATTCCTAAAATACCACAATCAATTGGCAGATTTGGTATCGGCACGGTCCATCACATTGCTTGGTCCGTACTTGATATTAATATTTTGAGCCAATGGCGACTTAAACTTAAGGAATACGATCTTGGTTCGAGTTTAGTGCTGGATCGAAATTACTTTAAATCTATCTACACGAAAGAAAATGGGAAAATTGTATTTGAGTTCGCAACTGATGGCCCTGGCTTTGAGATAGATGAAGCGAAAGAGGAATTAGGCAGCGCCTTACAATTACCAGAACAATATGAATCAAAACGGTCGGAGTATGAATCTATGCTTGTGAAATTGGAGGTATAA
- a CDS encoding flavin reductase family protein, giving the protein MLDFSPQELTLKEKKKFLIGSVIPRPIALVSTMSRSGVINVAPFSYFNIVTYNPPIFSIAVQRVNGISKDTSRNIFETKEAVVHIVDVDNVETTNLTSASLGPDESELEIAHFTPITSHTLKVPGLKESKVRFETELYDSMIVYNEDDTPTADLILLKVKHYHIADTIYHNGYINPLKLGAVSRLAGNDYAEIGRMFTVERPL; this is encoded by the coding sequence ATGCTAGATTTTTCTCCTCAAGAGTTAACATTAAAAGAAAAAAAGAAATTTTTAATTGGTTCAGTTATTCCAAGGCCGATTGCGTTGGTCTCAACCATGTCTCGTTCAGGTGTTATAAATGTTGCGCCATTTAGTTATTTCAACATTGTTACTTACAATCCGCCTATCTTTTCAATCGCAGTTCAGCGTGTCAATGGAATATCGAAAGATACAAGCCGAAACATATTTGAAACGAAAGAGGCAGTCGTTCACATAGTCGATGTGGACAACGTTGAGACAACCAATTTAACCTCAGCTTCCTTAGGACCAGATGAAAGTGAACTGGAGATTGCTCATTTTACACCGATTACATCCCATACACTGAAAGTGCCTGGTTTAAAGGAATCGAAAGTAAGATTTGAAACGGAACTTTACGATTCTATGATTGTTTATAATGAGGATGATACTCCTACTGCAGATCTAATTCTTTTAAAAGTTAAACATTACCACATAGCAGATACTATTTATCATAATGGATATATTAATCCTTTAAAACTAGGTGCCGTCAGTAGGTTAGCTGGTAATGACTATGCTGAAATAGGACGGATGTTCACAGTAGAAAGACCGTTATAA
- a CDS encoding IS30 family transposase: MSYTHFTIAERSKIETLRDLGFSIRRIARILGRAPSSVSRELNRNPYYQCDQAQERYKQKKTNCGAKSKLTSEIKEKIQEKLTLTWSPEQIVGRLFQGKISFKTIYRWLYYGLLQVPLSVLRQKGKRQKPKETRGRFNIGTSISKRPKDVKKRTTFGHWELDTVVSGRGQAKGCVATFLERKSRWYLAIKIPNRSASSMEWAIRKLTTLFPETAFQSFTTDRGKEFSCYPVIEEDLSIPVYFADPYSSWQRGSNENSNGLLREFFPKRTKFDHVEQEELQKALYLINNRPRKCLGYRTPHEVFMEEVLHLI, encoded by the coding sequence ATGAGCTACACTCATTTTACCATAGCCGAACGCTCAAAAATAGAAACGCTTCGTGATCTAGGTTTTTCGATCCGCCGGATCGCTCGAATCCTTGGTCGTGCCCCTTCTTCTGTTTCACGGGAACTGAACAGGAACCCATATTATCAGTGTGATCAGGCACAGGAACGCTATAAACAAAAGAAAACGAACTGTGGAGCAAAATCAAAGTTGACTTCTGAAATCAAAGAAAAGATTCAGGAAAAACTAACTCTTACCTGGTCTCCAGAACAAATTGTAGGCCGGCTATTTCAAGGGAAAATTTCTTTCAAAACAATCTATCGCTGGCTCTATTACGGTCTCTTACAAGTTCCATTGTCCGTTCTGAGACAAAAAGGCAAACGACAGAAACCAAAAGAAACCAGAGGAAGATTCAATATCGGAACCTCTATTTCAAAACGACCAAAAGACGTCAAGAAGCGAACGACCTTCGGTCACTGGGAGCTGGACACCGTCGTATCAGGACGCGGACAGGCAAAAGGTTGCGTTGCTACTTTCCTAGAGAGGAAAAGCCGCTGGTACCTCGCCATCAAAATTCCCAACCGTTCCGCTTCCTCAATGGAATGGGCTATACGAAAACTGACTACGCTTTTTCCTGAAACTGCCTTCCAAAGTTTTACGACAGACAGAGGAAAGGAATTCAGCTGTTATCCTGTCATTGAAGAAGACTTAAGCATCCCTGTTTATTTCGCAGATCCTTATTCTTCTTGGCAACGAGGAAGCAATGAAAACAGTAATGGACTCCTGAGGGAGTTCTTTCCGAAGAGAACCAAGTTTGATCATGTGGAACAGGAAGAACTTCAAAAAGCTTTGTACCTGATTAATAATAGACCAAGAAAATGTCTTGGCTACCGAACGCCTCACGAGGTCTTTATGGAAGAGGTGTTGCACTTAATTTGA
- a CDS encoding alpha/beta hydrolase: protein MLHGTDGSETDLLSLSDLLNPDYNVLGIRGDVQENGMNRFFKRHREGEYDWEDLEVRGENLYKFIVEKSQQYNFDIADVVLVGFSNGSNIAIKIMLQHPEALKKAALFAPMYPTDVPVEQDFNEIDVFLSLGEGDPIVSEAESVRVIDLFKKRNAEVTVAWVNGHTLTQEVALKAKNWLNK, encoded by the coding sequence CTGCTTCACGGTACAGATGGATCAGAGACTGATTTACTTTCTCTTTCTGATTTACTTAATCCGGATTATAATGTTTTAGGGATACGGGGAGACGTACAGGAAAACGGTATGAATCGCTTTTTCAAGCGCCATAGAGAAGGAGAGTACGATTGGGAAGATTTAGAAGTACGCGGTGAGAACCTTTATAAGTTTATCGTTGAAAAATCACAGCAATATAACTTTGATATAGCAGACGTTGTTTTAGTAGGATTCTCAAATGGTTCGAATATTGCGATAAAAATAATGCTGCAACACCCGGAAGCTTTAAAAAAGGCTGCTCTGTTTGCACCTATGTATCCAACTGACGTTCCAGTGGAACAAGATTTCAATGAAATAGATGTATTTCTATCTTTGGGTGAAGGGGATCCAATTGTATCAGAGGCAGAAAGTGTGCGTGTAATTGACCTCTTTAAGAAAAGAAATGCAGAAGTAACAGTTGCTTGGGTAAATGGGCATACCTTAACTCAAGAAGTTGCTTTAAAAGCAAAAAATTGGTTAAATAAATAA